In a genomic window of Chryseobacterium sp. G0162:
- a CDS encoding NuoI/complex I 23 kDa subunit family protein yields the protein MKLTNRSKVVSNKEMTLAEKIYLPAIFTGMGITFKHAVRTVIKGAPAVYSYPEVQKPRTTIWRGQHVLKRDEEGRERCTACGLCAVACPAEAITMTAAERTKEEKGLYREEKYASVYEINMLRCIFCGMCEEACPKSAIYLTDRLVDVETNRGSFIYGKDKLVEKINERIDITTRQSEKQKNAVK from the coding sequence ATGAAACTTACAAACAGATCAAAAGTTGTTTCCAATAAAGAAATGACCCTTGCTGAAAAAATCTACCTTCCTGCGATCTTTACAGGGATGGGGATTACATTTAAGCATGCTGTAAGAACCGTGATAAAGGGTGCTCCCGCAGTATATTCGTATCCGGAAGTACAGAAGCCAAGAACGACTATCTGGAGAGGTCAGCACGTTTTGAAAAGAGACGAGGAAGGCAGAGAAAGATGTACAGCTTGTGGACTTTGTGCGGTAGCTTGTCCTGCAGAAGCCATTACGATGACTGCTGCTGAAAGAACTAAAGAGGAAAAAGGACTTTACAGAGAAGAAAAATATGCTTCAGTATATGAAATCAATATGCTAAGATGTATTTTCTGTGGGATGTGTGAAGAGGCTTGTCCTAAATCTGCGATTTATCTTACTGACAGATTGGTAGACGTAGAAACCAACAGAGGTTCTTTCATTTACGGAAAAGATAAATTAGTTGAAAAAATAAATGAAAGGATTGACATTACGACAAGACAATCCGAGAAACAAAAAAATGCGGTAAAATAA
- the nuoL gene encoding NADH-quinone oxidoreductase subunit L — MENLVYAIVLLPLLGFLINGLFGKNLPKIVVGSLATAMVFGSFCIAVSLFMNFNSESQPVIVKAFEWFRVNGIQINFGFQIDQLSLMMVMIITGIGSLIHLYSIGYMSHDKGFYKFFTYLNLFIFSMLLLVMGSNYLILFIGWEGVGLCSYLLIGFWYTNEEYGKAARKAFIMNRIGDLALLIGIFMIASQTNAVDYLSVAENASKFELDGTVIIFITASLFIGATGKSAQVPLYTWLPDAMAGPTPVSALIHAATMVTAGIYLVVRSNFLFTLAPTVQGGILFIGFLTAALAGFYALRQNDIKKVLAYSTVSQLGFMFIALGLGAYTTAMFHVMTHAFFKALLFLGAGSVIHAMSNEQDMRFMGGLKKYIPLTHATFLIGTLAISGFPLLSGMISKDEILVAAFAKNPMYWVILFVLAAMTATYMFRLYYLTFHGEFRGTEEQKHHLHESPSNMTLPLIVLAILSVIGGFINLPHFIGHGHYAKLMEWLKPVLTEQSYSQMEATLSGVPFNTEMILLAATVLMFFSVWFIVRNTYVKKKKMAVAEESYTGWEKLSAKKLYVDELYNALIVKTVEGLGRGGKMFDKGILDRFVNFVGDGAEDSGKAMKRVQNGNVETYILIMSLAVGIILIVNFLLQ; from the coding sequence ATGGAGAATTTAGTATATGCAATAGTACTTTTACCACTTTTAGGGTTTCTTATAAACGGTTTATTCGGAAAAAATCTTCCAAAAATAGTGGTGGGTTCTTTGGCAACTGCGATGGTTTTCGGATCATTCTGTATTGCTGTAAGTCTTTTCATGAATTTTAATTCTGAAAGCCAGCCCGTAATCGTAAAAGCTTTTGAATGGTTTAGAGTTAATGGTATTCAAATCAATTTTGGATTCCAAATCGATCAGCTATCTTTAATGATGGTCATGATCATCACGGGTATCGGTTCACTGATCCACTTATACTCTATCGGATATATGAGTCATGACAAAGGATTCTATAAGTTCTTTACTTATCTGAACCTTTTTATTTTCTCAATGTTACTTTTAGTAATGGGAAGCAACTACCTTATCTTATTCATTGGATGGGAAGGTGTAGGTCTTTGTTCTTACCTGTTGATCGGATTCTGGTACACTAACGAAGAATATGGTAAAGCGGCAAGAAAAGCTTTCATCATGAACAGAATTGGTGACCTTGCGTTATTGATCGGTATCTTCATGATCGCTTCTCAGACCAATGCTGTAGATTATCTTTCTGTAGCAGAAAACGCTTCAAAATTTGAATTAGACGGAACAGTGATTATCTTTATCACAGCGAGTTTATTCATCGGTGCTACCGGTAAATCTGCTCAGGTTCCATTATATACTTGGTTACCAGACGCGATGGCTGGACCAACTCCTGTTTCTGCATTAATTCACGCGGCAACGATGGTAACGGCGGGTATCTATTTAGTAGTAAGATCTAACTTCTTATTTACTTTAGCTCCAACGGTACAAGGAGGAATTTTATTCATCGGATTCTTAACTGCAGCTTTAGCAGGATTCTATGCACTACGTCAGAACGACATCAAAAAAGTATTGGCATACTCTACTGTTTCACAACTTGGATTCATGTTCATCGCTTTAGGTCTTGGTGCTTATACAACAGCCATGTTCCACGTAATGACGCACGCTTTCTTTAAAGCTTTGTTATTCTTAGGTGCAGGTTCTGTAATCCACGCAATGAGCAACGAGCAGGATATGCGTTTCATGGGAGGTCTTAAAAAATATATTCCTCTTACGCACGCTACCTTCCTTATCGGGACATTAGCCATTTCAGGTTTCCCTTTATTATCAGGGATGATCTCTAAAGACGAAATTCTAGTAGCAGCTTTCGCTAAAAATCCAATGTATTGGGTAATTTTATTTGTTTTAGCGGCAATGACTGCAACGTATATGTTCAGACTATACTATCTGACTTTCCACGGAGAATTCAGAGGTACTGAAGAGCAAAAACATCACTTACACGAAAGCCCATCTAATATGACATTACCATTGATCGTATTGGCTATCCTTTCTGTAATCGGAGGTTTCATCAACCTGCCACACTTCATCGGTCACGGACACTATGCTAAACTGATGGAATGGTTAAAGCCTGTTCTTACGGAACAAAGCTACAGCCAAATGGAAGCTACTCTTTCAGGAGTACCTTTCAACACTGAAATGATCTTATTAGCAGCAACAGTATTAATGTTCTTCTCTGTATGGTTTATCGTAAGAAATACCTATGTGAAAAAGAAAAAAATGGCTGTGGCAGAAGAGAGCTATACCGGATGGGAAAAGCTTTCTGCTAAGAAATTATATGTAGACGAACTTTACAACGCATTGATTGTAAAAACTGTTGAAGGATTAGGACGCGGAGGAAAGATGTTTGATAAGGGGATCTTAGACCGTTTTGTAAACTTTGTAGGTGATGGTGCTGAAGACAGCGGAAAAGCTATGAAGCGTGTACAAAACGGAAATGTAGAGACGTATATTCTTATCATGTCTTTAGCTGTGGGAATTATATTAATTGTTAACTTTTTATTACAATAA
- a CDS encoding 2Fe-2S iron-sulfur cluster-binding protein: MSEEVKKFKITIDGQTAEVLPGTSILEAARQIGGKSVPPAMCYYSKLETSGGRCRTCLVEVSKGSEADPRPMPKLVASCRTNVMDGMEVKNLTSEKAQEGRKAVTEFLLVNHPLDCPVCDQAGECHLQDLGYEHGNLETRTEFERNTYEADDLGPHIKLNMNRCILCARCVLAANQLTGEREHGILFRGDHAEISTYLNKALDNDFIGNVIDVCPVGALTDRTSRFASRVWFTKPMNASCKCDKCSGKTVVWMKGDEIVRVTARKDQWGEVEEFICDTCRFERKALSDWNIEGPRHIDRHSVISLNHYQKPKDELIMIDNPGAKEISEKDEK; the protein is encoded by the coding sequence ATGAGCGAAGAAGTTAAAAAATTCAAAATAACGATAGACGGACAGACTGCTGAAGTTTTGCCTGGTACTTCTATTTTGGAAGCGGCTAGACAAATCGGTGGTAAATCTGTACCTCCCGCTATGTGTTACTACAGCAAATTAGAAACCAGTGGAGGAAGATGCAGAACGTGTCTTGTAGAAGTTTCTAAAGGATCTGAAGCAGATCCACGTCCTATGCCGAAATTGGTAGCAAGCTGCAGAACGAATGTAATGGACGGTATGGAAGTTAAAAACCTTACTTCTGAGAAAGCTCAGGAAGGAAGAAAAGCGGTTACCGAATTTTTATTGGTCAATCACCCGCTAGACTGCCCTGTTTGTGATCAAGCTGGTGAATGTCATCTTCAGGATCTTGGATATGAGCATGGAAACCTTGAGACAAGAACAGAATTCGAAAGAAATACTTACGAAGCTGATGATCTTGGTCCGCACATCAAACTGAACATGAACCGTTGTATTCTTTGTGCAAGATGTGTATTAGCTGCTAACCAATTAACAGGTGAAAGAGAGCACGGTATTCTTTTCAGAGGAGATCATGCTGAAATTTCTACTTACTTAAATAAAGCTTTAGACAATGACTTCATCGGAAACGTTATTGACGTTTGTCCTGTAGGAGCATTAACAGACAGAACATCCCGTTTTGCCAGCAGAGTATGGTTTACAAAACCAATGAACGCTTCTTGTAAATGTGATAAGTGTTCTGGAAAAACTGTAGTTTGGATGAAGGGTGATGAAATCGTAAGAGTAACTGCAAGAAAAGACCAGTGGGGCGAAGTTGAAGAGTTCATCTGTGATACATGCCGTTTCGAAAGAAAAGCATTATCAGACTGGAATATCGAAGGTCCTAGACATATCGACAGACACTCTGTAATTTCACTGAATCATTACCAGAAGCCAAAAGACGAATTGATAATGATTGATAATCCTGGTGCTAAGGAAATCAGTGAAAAAGACGAAAAATAA
- the nuoF gene encoding NADH-quinone oxidoreductase subunit NuoF produces MSKKLLLKDAHIEGIRYFETYRKQGGYTAAEKALKMTPDEILEEVKTSGLRGRGGAGFPTGMKWSFLAKPEGVPRHLVVNADESEPGTFKDRYLMEFLPHLLIEGMLISSYCLGSNVSYIYIRGEYSWIPDILEEAIEEAKAAGFLGKNILGTGFDLEIYVQRGGGAYICGEETALLESLEGKRGNPRLKPPFPAVKGLWERPTVVNNVESIAAIVPIIDITGAEYAKIGVGRSTGTKLISACGNINKPGVYEIDMTITVEEFIYSDEYCGGIKDGKRLKACIPGGSSVPIVPANLLLRTVNGEPRYMNYESLADGGFATGTMMGSGGFIVLDEDQCIVDHTMTLARFYHHESCGQCTPCREGTGWMHKILKKIEKGEGKMEDIDLLWDIQRKIEGNTICPLGDAAAWPVAAAIRHFRDEFEWHVKNPELSQTQNYGLAHYADPIPAVEKNA; encoded by the coding sequence TGAAAAAGCCTTGAAGATGACTCCTGATGAAATTCTTGAAGAAGTAAAAACTTCAGGACTAAGAGGACGTGGTGGAGCTGGATTCCCAACAGGGATGAAATGGAGCTTTTTGGCAAAACCGGAAGGCGTTCCAAGACACCTTGTTGTAAATGCGGATGAATCTGAGCCTGGAACATTCAAGGACAGATATCTGATGGAGTTCCTTCCTCACCTATTGATCGAAGGAATGCTAATTTCATCTTACTGTTTAGGTTCAAATGTTTCTTATATCTATATCCGTGGAGAGTATTCATGGATCCCGGATATCCTTGAAGAAGCTATTGAAGAAGCTAAAGCAGCAGGATTTTTAGGTAAAAATATTTTAGGAACTGGTTTCGATCTTGAAATCTATGTACAGAGAGGTGGTGGAGCTTATATTTGCGGTGAAGAAACTGCATTGCTTGAATCCCTTGAAGGAAAAAGAGGTAACCCAAGATTAAAACCACCATTCCCGGCTGTAAAAGGTCTTTGGGAAAGACCAACGGTGGTAAATAACGTTGAGTCTATTGCAGCAATTGTTCCAATCATTGATATTACAGGTGCTGAGTATGCTAAAATCGGTGTAGGAAGATCTACAGGTACGAAATTGATTTCTGCTTGTGGAAACATCAACAAACCAGGGGTATACGAAATTGACATGACCATTACCGTAGAAGAGTTCATCTACTCTGATGAATATTGCGGTGGTATTAAAGACGGAAAAAGATTAAAGGCTTGTATTCCTGGAGGAAGCTCTGTTCCTATCGTTCCTGCTAACTTATTGTTGAGAACAGTAAACGGAGAGCCAAGATATATGAACTATGAATCATTAGCTGATGGTGGTTTTGCTACCGGAACAATGATGGGTTCAGGAGGTTTCATCGTGTTGGATGAAGATCAGTGTATCGTAGATCACACAATGACTTTAGCAAGATTTTATCACCATGAAAGTTGTGGACAATGTACACCTTGCCGTGAAGGAACAGGATGGATGCATAAAATCTTAAAGAAAATTGAAAAAGGAGAAGGAAAAATGGAAGATATCGATCTACTTTGGGATATCCAGAGAAAAATCGAAGGAAATACAATCTGTCCATTGGGAGATGCAGCAGCTTGGCCTGTTGCAGCAGCAATCCGTCACTTCAGAGATGAATTTGAGTGGCATGTGAAAAATCCTGAGTTATCTCAGACCCAAAATTATGGATTGGCACATTATGCAGATCCTATCCCAGCAGTTGAAAAGAATGCGTAG
- the nuoH gene encoding NADH-quinone oxidoreductase subunit NuoH gives MDLLTFKLILVLALFLLSLTIAAYSTWAERKVASIMQDRIGPNRAGPFGLLQPLADGGKFFFKEDFTPANAEKFLFVLGPALVMFISLITGAVIPWGKSLNIAGTSFDLQVANIDVGVLFIIGMASIGVYGIMIGGWASNNKYSLLGAIRASSQMISYELAMGLALLSIIMMAGSLDLKVITENQTHGKLWGIIPWVSGMNWNIFYQPVAFLVFFVAALAETNRHPFDLPECESELVTGYSTEYSSMKLGLYMFGEYVNMFISNAFMVVLFFGGYNYPGIEWVTQNWGENVAGILSIVAFLTKTVIGILIFMWIRWTLPRFRYDQLMHLGWKTLIPMALVNLLITGAVILAFAN, from the coding sequence ATGGATTTACTTACATTTAAACTTATACTTGTACTAGCACTTTTCCTGCTATCGTTAACGATTGCAGCCTACTCTACCTGGGCAGAAAGAAAAGTAGCCTCTATCATGCAGGATAGAATTGGTCCTAACAGAGCAGGACCTTTCGGATTACTGCAACCTCTTGCTGACGGTGGAAAATTCTTCTTTAAAGAAGATTTTACGCCTGCCAATGCTGAAAAATTCCTTTTCGTATTGGGACCGGCTTTAGTAATGTTTATTTCATTAATCACAGGAGCCGTTATTCCTTGGGGTAAAAGTTTAAATATTGCAGGTACTTCTTTTGATCTTCAGGTAGCTAACATTGACGTTGGTGTACTTTTCATCATCGGAATGGCTTCCATTGGGGTTTACGGAATCATGATCGGAGGTTGGGCTTCGAACAACAAATACTCATTACTAGGTGCTATCCGTGCTTCTTCTCAGATGATTTCTTATGAATTGGCCATGGGATTAGCGCTTCTTTCTATTATTATGATGGCTGGAAGCTTAGACTTAAAAGTAATCACAGAAAACCAGACTCACGGAAAACTATGGGGAATTATTCCTTGGGTTTCCGGAATGAACTGGAATATTTTCTACCAACCGGTTGCTTTCCTTGTATTTTTTGTAGCAGCTTTAGCAGAAACAAATAGACACCCGTTCGATTTACCCGAGTGTGAATCTGAATTGGTAACAGGATACTCTACAGAATATTCTTCCATGAAGTTAGGTTTATATATGTTCGGGGAATACGTGAATATGTTTATTTCTAATGCTTTTATGGTGGTTCTTTTCTTCGGAGGTTATAACTATCCTGGGATTGAGTGGGTAACTCAGAACTGGGGAGAAAACGTTGCAGGAATCTTAAGTATCGTAGCATTCTTAACGAAAACTGTCATCGGAATTTTGATCTTCATGTGGATCAGATGGACGCTTCCAAGATTCAGATATGACCAGTTAATGCACTTAGGATGGAAAACATTAATCCCGATGGCATTGGTAAACCTATTAATTACAGGAGCTGTAATTTTAGCATTTGCAAACTAA
- the nuoK gene encoding NADH-quinone oxidoreductase subunit NuoK, which produces MGEVNTFIQSIPLDYFIILCSVLFCLGVMGVLLRKNAIVILGCVELMLNSVNLLLAAFSAYKGNGDGQLLVFFIMVVAAAEVAVGLAIIAMLYRNTRSVDVSIFNKLRG; this is translated from the coding sequence ATGGGAGAAGTAAATACATTTATACAAAGCATCCCTTTGGACTACTTCATTATCCTTTGTTCAGTATTGTTCTGCTTAGGAGTGATGGGCGTATTGCTTAGAAAAAATGCTATTGTGATTCTAGGCTGTGTAGAGCTTATGCTTAATTCTGTAAACCTTTTATTGGCTGCTTTTTCAGCATATAAAGGCAACGGAGACGGACAGCTTTTAGTGTTCTTCATTATGGTGGTTGCTGCTGCGGAAGTAGCGGTAGGTCTGGCAATTATTGCTATGCTGTATAGAAATACCCGTTCTGTAGATGTGAGTATATTTAATAAATTAAGAGGATAA
- a CDS encoding NADH-quinone oxidoreductase subunit N, with protein MSVLIIVFLTAVIALFSGVFEQGKFARYIGILGLIIALYVSFMPECSFFDHYKHMYEYSANTALFTKLSIVTTLLLFFLGGFAFSNHRSHQSELYALMLFALCGGIVLFGYQNLVTMFLGVEILSIPLYVMAGANKTDLRSNEASIKYFLMGAFATGFLLFGIAFIYGSAGSFDLYKIHDFGVANTGNVMFILGVLLILCALAFKVALAPFHMWSPDVYAGSPSLITAFMASVVKISGFFALFRLMTIGFAGVTHEWINVLGVFLIITLLLANVMGLAQTNAKRMLAYSSVSHAGYIGLVFFGMTSLSTYNLAFYLFAYALSTVGVFMCLIWVEKLKRETSFGAFKGLAKTEPLLATAAAISMLSMAGVPLTAGFMGKFALFSQAMNGAAFLVLVAVLGSALSIAYYLRLIIAMFFFKESTFKSSEKVTLTYNIVAVFVIVAIIILGIFPDLFAKMFGL; from the coding sequence ATGAGTGTTTTAATTATTGTTTTCCTAACGGCAGTTATTGCGTTATTTTCAGGAGTTTTCGAACAAGGAAAATTCGCAAGATACATTGGGATTTTGGGTTTAATCATCGCATTGTATGTAAGCTTTATGCCTGAGTGTTCGTTCTTCGATCATTACAAGCATATGTATGAATACAGTGCCAATACTGCATTATTCACTAAATTATCCATTGTAACAACCTTATTGTTATTCTTCTTGGGAGGTTTTGCATTCAGCAACCACAGAAGCCACCAATCAGAATTATATGCATTGATGTTATTTGCATTATGTGGAGGAATTGTACTTTTCGGATACCAGAACCTGGTAACCATGTTCTTAGGTGTTGAAATCCTTTCTATTCCATTATATGTAATGGCAGGTGCTAACAAAACTGATCTAAGATCAAATGAAGCTTCAATCAAGTATTTCCTAATGGGTGCATTCGCAACAGGTTTCCTACTTTTCGGAATTGCGTTCATCTACGGAAGTGCAGGAAGTTTTGATCTATATAAAATTCACGACTTTGGAGTAGCGAATACAGGGAACGTAATGTTCATCTTAGGAGTATTGCTTATCCTTTGTGCATTGGCATTTAAAGTAGCATTAGCTCCTTTCCATATGTGGAGCCCTGATGTATATGCAGGATCACCTTCATTGATTACAGCATTCATGGCGAGTGTAGTAAAAATCTCCGGATTCTTTGCACTGTTCAGATTGATGACGATCGGTTTTGCCGGAGTTACTCATGAATGGATCAATGTTTTGGGAGTATTCTTAATCATCACTTTATTATTAGCAAACGTTATGGGTCTTGCTCAGACGAATGCAAAAAGAATGTTAGCCTACTCTTCAGTTTCTCACGCAGGATACATCGGATTGGTATTCTTTGGAATGACAAGTCTTTCTACTTATAACTTAGCATTCTATTTATTCGCTTATGCTTTATCTACAGTAGGAGTTTTCATGTGTCTGATCTGGGTAGAGAAATTAAAAAGAGAAACTTCTTTCGGAGCTTTCAAAGGATTGGCAAAAACAGAACCTTTATTGGCAACAGCTGCAGCGATCTCTATGCTTTCAATGGCAGGGGTTCCGTTAACAGCTGGTTTCATGGGGAAATTTGCTTTATTCTCTCAGGCAATGAACGGTGCAGCTTTCTTAGTATTGGTAGCAGTTTTAGGGTCTGCCCTATCGATCGCTTACTATTTAAGATTGATCATCGCCATGTTCTTCTTTAAAGAATCAACATTCAAGTCATCAGAGAAAGTAACACTTACTTACAATATTGTTGCAGTATTTGTAATTGTAGCTATTATTATCCTGGGTATTTTCCCGGATCTGTTTGCAAAAATGTTCGGACTGTAA
- a CDS encoding NADH-quinone oxidoreductase subunit J, protein MDQFLFFLVAFLAVSSAVYFVFAKNPLYAILSLIVTMFSIAGMYILLNAQFLAIIQIIVYAGAIMVLFLYILMMLNLNKADESKKGNTLKFIGVFTAGLLLVGVLGVFRGVQQNHIVVENVDRGVGLTKNLGRLLFNEYVLPFELASILILAGIVGAVLIGKKDL, encoded by the coding sequence ATGGATCAGTTTTTATTTTTCTTGGTGGCGTTTTTAGCAGTGTCAAGTGCGGTATACTTCGTGTTTGCAAAAAATCCTTTATATGCTATTTTGTCATTAATTGTTACGATGTTTTCAATTGCCGGAATGTACATTCTTTTGAATGCTCAATTCTTAGCAATTATCCAGATTATAGTGTACGCAGGTGCTATTATGGTACTTTTCCTTTACATTCTAATGATGCTTAACCTTAATAAAGCAGACGAAAGTAAGAAGGGTAATACTTTAAAATTTATTGGAGTTTTTACTGCAGGTCTTCTTTTAGTAGGAGTTTTAGGAGTATTCAGAGGCGTTCAGCAAAACCATATTGTGGTAGAGAATGTAGACAGAGGTGTTGGTCTTACTAAAAATCTGGGTAGACTTTTGTTTAATGAATATGTTTTACCGTTTGAGCTTGCTTCTATCCTGATTTTAGCAGGTATTGTAGGTGCGGTATTAATCGGTAAAAAAGATTTATAA
- a CDS encoding NuoM family protein: MSCLLLTLLLLPLVGSGLVFAWKSNSSKYLALGIALVQMLLTFYILSDFDFTPTVDSVLQHEINYPWSQFMKSSLHFGIDGMSMLLLLLTNILAPIIILSSFNESVNYRNTFYGLILLMQFGLVGVFTSLDGLLFYIFWEVTLIPIWFIAGLWGQENKRFEFTTKFFVYTFVGSLFMLAGLIYVYNHSASFALTDLYNAQLNETQQTVVFWFIFFAFAVKLPVFPFHTWQPDTYTYSPTQGSMLLSGIMLKMAVYGVMRYLLPITPLPIAGISGQIVIILAIVGIVHGALIAIIQTDMKRIIAYSSFSHVGLMVAGIFASAVVTLRGTFNVEGAEGALVQTFAHGINVVGLFYCCDILYKRFKSRDIRQMGGLAKVAPKFAVLFLIIILGSMGVPLTNGFIGEFILLKAVYDFNGTAAVIAGLTIILCAVYLLRFYGKAMFGEGNAEVLSTAKDLSAVEFSVLASLAVFVILLGIFPQPVIDMVSSSVKFIYTAMAN; the protein is encoded by the coding sequence ATGTCTTGTTTATTATTAACATTATTACTATTACCTCTAGTAGGTTCGGGATTAGTTTTTGCGTGGAAGAGTAATTCCAGCAAATATTTGGCACTGGGAATTGCATTGGTTCAAATGCTTCTTACGTTTTATATACTTTCGGATTTTGATTTTACTCCGACAGTAGACAGCGTATTGCAGCACGAGATCAATTATCCTTGGTCACAGTTTATGAAGAGTTCTCTTCACTTCGGTATCGATGGGATGAGTATGCTTCTTTTATTGCTGACTAACATTTTAGCGCCAATTATCATTTTATCATCTTTCAATGAAAGTGTAAACTACAGAAATACATTCTATGGATTGATTCTGTTGATGCAATTCGGTCTTGTAGGAGTATTTACTTCTTTAGACGGATTATTGTTCTACATTTTCTGGGAAGTTACTTTGATTCCAATTTGGTTTATTGCCGGACTTTGGGGACAAGAGAATAAAAGGTTTGAATTCACTACGAAATTCTTCGTATATACATTCGTGGGATCTTTATTTATGTTAGCCGGATTGATCTATGTGTACAACCACTCTGCATCATTCGCTTTAACTGATCTATACAATGCACAACTGAACGAAACACAACAGACTGTGGTATTCTGGTTTATCTTCTTTGCTTTTGCAGTGAAATTACCAGTATTCCCTTTCCATACATGGCAGCCTGATACCTATACCTACTCTCCTACTCAAGGATCGATGTTATTATCCGGTATCATGCTTAAAATGGCAGTGTACGGTGTAATGCGTTATTTACTTCCAATCACTCCACTTCCGATTGCCGGAATTTCAGGACAGATTGTAATTATCCTTGCGATCGTTGGAATTGTACATGGAGCATTGATCGCTATTATCCAAACGGATATGAAGAGAATCATCGCTTATTCATCTTTCTCTCACGTAGGATTGATGGTAGCTGGTATCTTCGCTTCAGCAGTAGTTACTTTAAGAGGAACTTTCAACGTTGAAGGTGCTGAAGGAGCATTGGTACAAACTTTCGCTCACGGTATCAATGTAGTAGGTTTATTCTACTGTTGTGATATTTTATACAAGAGATTTAAATCAAGAGACATCAGACAAATGGGTGGTTTGGCTAAAGTAGCACCTAAGTTTGCTGTTTTATTCCTGATTATTATATTAGGTTCAATGGGAGTTCCATTGACGAATGGATTCATCGGAGAATTTATCCTGTTAAAAGCAGTATATGATTTCAATGGAACAGCAGCTGTAATTGCTGGTCTTACGATAATTCTTTGTGCAGTGTACTTATTGAGATTCTATGGAAAAGCAATGTTTGGAGAAGGAAATGCAGAAGTGCTAAGCACAGCAAAGGATTTATCTGCTGTAGAATTCTCTGTATTGGCTAGTTTAGCGGTTTTTGTGATCTTACTTGGTATTTTCCCACAACCGGTAATCGATATGGTGAGTAGTTCAGTGAAGTTTATCTACACAGCGATGGCTAACTAA